In Anaerolineales bacterium, the sequence AGAAGGCGGCATGCCGCGTTTCTTCGCCCGCCAGGCGATGGGCGTCTTCGACCAGGAAAGCATCCGCACCGAGACCGAAAAGCTGGCCGCCTTCCTGGCGGCCTGGAACCAGCAGCACGACCTCAACCCTGAGCAGGCTGCCTTTGTGGGCTACTCCAATGGGGCTAACATGATCCTGGCCACGCTGCTGCGCTACCCCAGCCTGCTGCGCCGGGCGGCCCTGCTGCACTGCATGTTGCCCTTCGACCCGCCGCAGGTGAATCTCAGCGGCGGGCGTTACCTGGTGACCCACGGCCTGCAAGACGGCATGATGCCGCCGGGCGCAGCCGCGGCGGTCATCGCTGCCCTGCAGGCGGCCGGCGCCACGGTGGAGGAGTTCTCGCATCCCGGCGGCCACGAGTTGACCCACGCCGAGCGCGAGGCGCTGCTGGCTTTCCTGAACGCGGGCTGACCTGGCAAGGCGCAGCAACAGGCTGCGCCCCTGCTGGCGGCGCAGTCCACTATAATTGCGCCATGCCAACACCAACCACTGCCAACCAAATCCGGCAATCATTCATTGATTTCTTTATCAAGAAGTATGGGCACACCTTTGTGCCCTCCTCCTCCCTGGTGCCGGGCGGGGATGCCACCCTGCTCTTCACCAATTCGGGCATGGTGCAGTTCAAAGATGTTTTCCTCGGCACCGACCAGCGGCCTTATGTACGCGCCGCCAATTCGCAGAAGTGCCTGCGCGTGGCCGGAAAGCACAACGATCTGGAAGATGTCGGCACAGACGACACGCACCACACCTTCTTTGAGATGCTGGGCAACTGGTCTTTTGGCGACTATTACAAAAAAGAGGCCATTGCCTGGGCCTGGGAACTGCTGACCAAGGAGTGGGGCCTGCCGCCGGAGCAGCTTTACGCTTCGGTGTTCAAGGACGACCAGGGCGACATCCCCACCGACGACGAGGCCGCCGAAGCCTGGCTGGCCCAGCCCGGCTTTGACCCAACGCATCTCATTTACCTGGGGCGCAAGGACAACTTCTGGGAGATGGCCGACACCGGCCCCTGCGGCCCGAACAGCGAAATCCACATCGACCTTGGCCCAGCAAAGGGCGAACTGACCCAGACCGCAGCCGGCCAGGTGGACCTCGACGGGCCGCGCTTCGTGGAGCTGTGGAACCTGGTCTTCATCCAATACAACCGCAGCAGCGCCACTCAGCTGGATCCGCTACCCGCCATGCATGTCGACACGGGCATGGGCCTGGAGCGCATCGTCTCGGTGCTGCAAGGCGTGGACTCCAACTATCGCACCGATTTATTCACGCCGATTATCGCCAAGCTGCAGCAGCTCACTGGCCACAGCGATGCCGAGCGCGACGCCAACTACACCCCCTACCGCGTCATCGCCGACCACAGCCGTGCGGCGGCCTTCCTGATCGCTGACGGCGTGGTGCCGGGCAATTTGGGCCGCAACTACGTGGCGCGCATGATCATCCGCCGCGCCGCCCGCTTTGGCGGCAAGCTCGGCCTGCAGGGGCCGTTCCTGGCCCCGCTGGCCGAGGCGATCATCGAGCAGTATGGCGAGGCATACCCGGAGTTGGAAAAGAACCGTAAGACCATCCTGGATAACCTGACCCGCGAAGAAGAGCGCTTTGCCCAGACGCTGGAAAGCGGCCTGGCCCATTTGGAAGAGCTGCTGGCCGGCCTCAAGGGCGAAAAGACCCTCTCCGGTGCGGCCGCCTTTGAGCTGTACGCCACCTACGGCCTGCCTTTCGAGATCACCCGCGACATCGTGCGCGAACGCGGCCTGGACGTAGACGAACCCGGGTTCCAGGACGCCATGGAAACCCACCGCCTGGCCTCCGGCGGCGGCCAGGCCATGGGCGCCTTGGGCGGCGAACAAGCCGGCGCCTACGCCGAGGTCCTCAAAGAATTGCAAGGCGCCGGCAAGCTGGGCAAAAGCGGCGTGGCTTACGACCCCTATGGGCCGCTGGAAGCGGAGGGCGAAGTGCTGGCGCTGATGCGCGACGGCCAGCCCGTGCCGCAAGCCGAGCCGGGCGACACGGTTGGTGTGCTGCTGCCCGCCACGCCCTTCTATGTGGCCTCCGGCGGCCAGATCAGCGACACCGGCATCATCGTCTCCGCCAACGGGGCGGGCTGGCGCATCCGCGTCAGCGACACGCAGCAACCCGCGGCTGGGGCGGTGGTGCACATTGGCCAGGTGCTGGAAGGCCGGCCCGCCGTGGGCGATGCCGCCCGGGCGAGCGTGGATCGCGTCCGCCGCCAGGACATCATGCGCAACCACACCGCCACCCACCTGCTGCACGCTGCCCTGCACCAGGTGCTGGGTGAACATGCTCGCCAGGCGGGTTCGCTGGTGGCCCCAGACCGGCTGCGCTTCGACTTCACCCATCCCCGGGCCCTGACCAAAGAAGAGCTGGCCGAAATTCAGGCCAAGGTCAACAATTGGGCGCTGGACAACTATCCGGTCGTGATCGAATACAAATCGCTGGATGAGGCCAAGGCCGAAGGCGCCATGGCCCTCTTTGGCGAGAAATACGGCGCCGAGGTGCGCACTGTGGCCATCGGTGAAGGCCAGCCCTTCTCCTACGAGCTGTGCGGCGGCACGCACCTCAGCCAAACCGGCGATGTGGGCCTGTTCCTGCTGACCAGCGAGGGCAGCGCAGCGGCCGGCATCCGCCGCATTGAGGCGGTCACTGGCCGGGCGGCGTATGCCCTGGCCGAAAAGCGCCACGCGGCGTTGAGCGCCGCGGCGCGCACGCTCAAGACCACGCCGGAAGAGCTGCCCGAAAAGGCGTTGGCGCTGCAGTCTGAGCTCAACCGCATGGACAAAGAAATTTCCGAGTACAAGGTGGCCCGCGCCCAGGAAGGCCTGCAAGACGTGTTGGCCAACGTGCCTGAGGTGGCAGGAGTGCCGCTGCTCACCGCGGTGGTGCCCGGCGCAGACGCTGAAGCCCTGCGCAGCCTGGCGGACCGCTTCCGCCAGCAGTACCCCAGTGGGGTGGCCCTGCTGGCTGGCCTGGCCGACGGCCGCGCCACGCTGATCGCGGCGATCACCAAGGACCTGGTGGGCCGCGGCCTGCACGCTGGCGAGCTGGTCAAACTGGCCGCCGCGCCGCTGGGCGGCAGCGGCGGCGGCAAGCCGGACCTGGCCCAGGCTGGCGGCGACGATAACGGAAAAATCACAGAAGCTTTAGGGCAGGCAGAATTCTGGTTGAAAGACAAACTGGCCGGCACGTAGCCCAGTTATCGTAGATATCACTACGTTGGTGAAGATAAGTTCAATAAACAAAAACTGGGGCGGGAAAAATCCCGCCCCAGTTTTTGTTACTTCCGCGCAGCTAAATCAGCAGCGTCAAAGCAGTCAGCACTACGCCAGTAATGGCCGCTTTTAACTGCACACGTTGCGCTTGTTGTTTGACCTGCGCCAATTCACCAGCGTCTTCGATCTTTTCCAGCGTTTCGCCGATCTTGCGGGCATTCTGTGCGGCAAAACCCACGCAGGTTTGGTCCTTCCACTGGAAGAAGCCTGAAGCGGCCCCGGCGAAGGGCATGAAGAGCAAGAGACGCCAGGTGGGATGTAGATCATTGGAGACGAACAGCCAGAGCAGGACCAGGGCGGCGATAAAGGCGAAGATGCCAAAGGTCAGGCGCTTGCGCCTCTCGGCGGTGTTGATGTTGGGGATACAAACTTCAGCTGAAGTGGTCATAAAAGAAACTCCTTTGCAGTGGAGCGATTTTATCCTGCAGGGTCAGCAATACCCCACATCCGTTTCGCTTTGTGCTCCTTGTGTCTTTGTGGTTAACTTGTCGGCGATGAAGGTTTTAGCCGTAGACCCTGGAGAAGTGCGCATTGGGCTGGCGATCAGCGACCCCAGCGGCACGCTGGCGCGGCCCTTGCAGATCATCCAGCACATTGCCCGCGACAAGGACGCCGAGCGCGTGGCGGCCATCGCCGCAGAGCACGGCGTGGGACGCATCGTGGTCGGCCTGGCGCTCAATGAGCACGGCCGCCCCACCCGCAGCGGGCGCAAAGCCGCCCGCATGGCGGAGCGGCTGCGCGGCCTGACCGGGCTGGATGTCGACCTAGTGGAGGAGAGCTTCACCACTCAGAAGGCGCTGCGCGTGCGCCAGGAGATGGAATTCAGCCGCAAGAAAAAACAAAGATCGGTGGACGCTGAAGCGGCCGCCGTCATTCTGCAAGAATACTTAGATGAAAGGCAGGCGGAATAGCATGCCGCGCTCGCTGTCCTGCCTCGTGGCGCTGGGCCTGCTGGCCGTGCTGGCCTTTGTAGGTTTCTTTGCCTTCAACGGCCTGATCGCCCGGACCGAAAATCACTTCGGCCCGCCAGCGGCCGGGCTGAGCAGCCTGCAGCGCACACGCCTGGGCCTGGAGTTGGGTTGGCGAGCCGATGCCCTGCTGCGCCCCGTGGATCCGGGCGCCCAGCCGGTGCGGTTTGACATCGCCCTGGGCGAACCCACCCTTCAGTTGGTCAATCGCCTGCAAGACGCCGGACTGGTACGCGAAGCCGGCTTGTTCTCGAGCTATCTAGTCTACAGCGGGCTGGACACGCAGCTGCAAGCGGGCAGCTACCAACTCAGCCCGGCCATGAACGCCCCGGAACTGGCCGCCGCCCTGCTCGACCCCACGCCGGGGTCGGTCACGCTGGTGGTCCTGCCCGGCTGGCGGCTGGAGGAGATCGCCGCCAGTCTGCCCAGCGCCGGGGTGGCCTTCAGCCCTGAAGACTTTTTGCGGGCGGCTTGGACGCCGCCCGCCAGCCTGCCGCTGCCCGCCGGTCTGCCCAGCGGCAGCAGCCTGGAAGGGTATTTGCTGCCGGGCAGCTACGAGATCCCGCGCGAACATGATGCACTGCAAACGCTGGAGCTGCTGCTCGAACAGGGCTACCAGCAAGTGCTGGACGCGGCCCTGCGCCAGGGCTTTGCCGCCCAGGGCCTCAGCGAGCACCAGGCCTTCATCCTCGCCTCGATCGTGCAGCGCGAAGCCGTGATCGCCGAGGAAATCCCGGCCATCGCGGCCGTCTTCGCCAACCGCGTGCAAATCGGTATGAAGTTGGAGGCCGACCCCACGGTGCAATATGCGGTGGGGTACGACGCGGCCCGCGGCGGCTGGTGGCCGCGCCCGCTGACCTTTAGCGATCTGGGGCTGGATTCACCGTACAACAGCTATCGTTACGAGCAGCTGCCCGGCCCGATTGCCGCGCCCAGCCTGGCGGCCCTGCAAGCGGTGGCCCAACCGCCGCAATCGCCCTATTTCTTCTTTCAGGCCGCCTGCGACGGCTCCGGCTGGCACGTATTCGCCGTCACCTATGAAGAGCACTTGAGAAATAACTGCAATTAGCCAGGGTCAACCGCGGTAAACTACTCGCATGACACCTCAAGGGCTGCCTGAATCCAAAGAATTACGCGTATACGACAGCATCATGGGCGCCATTGGCAATACGCCGCTGGTGCGCCTGAGCAAACTGGCCAAGCAATTGCCTGTGCCGCTGTATGCCAAAGTGGAGTTCATTAATCCCGGCGGCTCGGTCAAAGACCGCATTGGCGTCACCATCATCGATTCGGCGGAGCAGCAGGGGCTGCTTAAGCCGGGTGGCACAGTCGTGGAGGCCACTTCGGGCAACACTGGCGTCGGCTTGGCCATCGTGTGCGCCATCCGCGGCTACAAGTCGGTCTTCGTCATGCCAGACAAGATGAGCCAGGAGAAGATCCAGCTGCTGCGCGCCTTTGGCGCCAAAGTGGTCATCACCCCCACAGCGGTGGCCCCCGAAGACCCGCGTTCGTATTACCGTGTCGCCGAACGCCTGGCCAAAGAGACCCCCAATGCCATCCTGGCCAACCAATACCACAACCCGGACAACCCGCGCAGCCATTATGAGACCACCGGCCCCGAAATTTGGGAGCAGACCGGCGGCAAGGTCACCGATGTGATCATCGGCA encodes:
- the ruvX gene encoding Holliday junction resolvase RuvX, whose amino-acid sequence is MKVLAVDPGEVRIGLAISDPSGTLARPLQIIQHIARDKDAERVAAIAAEHGVGRIVVGLALNEHGRPTRSGRKAARMAERLRGLTGLDVDLVEESFTTQKALRVRQEMEFSRKKKQRSVDAEAAAVILQEYLDERQAE
- a CDS encoding alpha/beta hydrolase; this translates as MDGTALNYFTHVHVDNGRSRTLFLLHGTGGNERDLLPLVEPLAEQYNLVGLRGNVQEGGMPRFFARQAMGVFDQESIRTETEKLAAFLAAWNQQHDLNPEQAAFVGYSNGANMILATLLRYPSLLRRAALLHCMLPFDPPQVNLSGGRYLVTHGLQDGMMPPGAAAAVIAALQAAGATVEEFSHPGGHELTHAEREALLAFLNAG
- the mltG gene encoding endolytic transglycosylase MltG, with amino-acid sequence MPRSLSCLVALGLLAVLAFVGFFAFNGLIARTENHFGPPAAGLSSLQRTRLGLELGWRADALLRPVDPGAQPVRFDIALGEPTLQLVNRLQDAGLVREAGLFSSYLVYSGLDTQLQAGSYQLSPAMNAPELAAALLDPTPGSVTLVVLPGWRLEEIAASLPSAGVAFSPEDFLRAAWTPPASLPLPAGLPSGSSLEGYLLPGSYEIPREHDALQTLELLLEQGYQQVLDAALRQGFAAQGLSEHQAFILASIVQREAVIAEEIPAIAAVFANRVQIGMKLEADPTVQYAVGYDAARGGWWPRPLTFSDLGLDSPYNSYRYEQLPGPIAAPSLAALQAVAQPPQSPYFFFQAACDGSGWHVFAVTYEEHLRNNCN
- the alaS gene encoding alanine--tRNA ligase → MPTPTTANQIRQSFIDFFIKKYGHTFVPSSSLVPGGDATLLFTNSGMVQFKDVFLGTDQRPYVRAANSQKCLRVAGKHNDLEDVGTDDTHHTFFEMLGNWSFGDYYKKEAIAWAWELLTKEWGLPPEQLYASVFKDDQGDIPTDDEAAEAWLAQPGFDPTHLIYLGRKDNFWEMADTGPCGPNSEIHIDLGPAKGELTQTAAGQVDLDGPRFVELWNLVFIQYNRSSATQLDPLPAMHVDTGMGLERIVSVLQGVDSNYRTDLFTPIIAKLQQLTGHSDAERDANYTPYRVIADHSRAAAFLIADGVVPGNLGRNYVARMIIRRAARFGGKLGLQGPFLAPLAEAIIEQYGEAYPELEKNRKTILDNLTREEERFAQTLESGLAHLEELLAGLKGEKTLSGAAAFELYATYGLPFEITRDIVRERGLDVDEPGFQDAMETHRLASGGGQAMGALGGEQAGAYAEVLKELQGAGKLGKSGVAYDPYGPLEAEGEVLALMRDGQPVPQAEPGDTVGVLLPATPFYVASGGQISDTGIIVSANGAGWRIRVSDTQQPAAGAVVHIGQVLEGRPAVGDAARASVDRVRRQDIMRNHTATHLLHAALHQVLGEHARQAGSLVAPDRLRFDFTHPRALTKEELAEIQAKVNNWALDNYPVVIEYKSLDEAKAEGAMALFGEKYGAEVRTVAIGEGQPFSYELCGGTHLSQTGDVGLFLLTSEGSAAAGIRRIEAVTGRAAYALAEKRHAALSAAARTLKTTPEELPEKALALQSELNRMDKEISEYKVARAQEGLQDVLANVPEVAGVPLLTAVVPGADAEALRSLADRFRQQYPSGVALLAGLADGRATLIAAITKDLVGRGLHAGELVKLAAAPLGGSGGGKPDLAQAGGDDNGKITEALGQAEFWLKDKLAGT